CCGAGACCACCTTCGACACGAACGTCTCCTACACGCACTTCTCGTCGGCGTACCGCGAGGTCGTCGAGGTCCCCGACCCCGTCGAGTGGTCGGACGCGCTCGTGTTCAAGCCCGCCGAGGTCGCCGCGGGCTACGTCTGGTACTTCCCGCGGACGGAGACGACCATCAACGCCGGCCTCGGCTTCCAGATGACAGAAGAGCCGATGAAGCTCGTCGACGACCTGAAGCGGGACCTCCGCGAGCGCCCCG
The sequence above is a segment of the Salifodinibacter halophilus genome. Coding sequences within it:
- a CDS encoding electron transfer flavoprotein, producing ETTFDTNVSYTHFSSAYREVVEVPDPVEWSDALVFKPAEVAAGYVWYFPRTETTINAGLGFQMTEEPMKLVDDLKRDLRERP